The genomic region AACACTTTGCTGGCGCGCAACTGTTCCGCAGTGTTCCCCCCGGCGACCGGCTCATAGGGGTCCCAGACGCACATTTGCTCCAGGGGAATTCCCATGGCCTTGGCCGTGTTGCGGCCCAAGTGCTGATCTGGAAAAAATAGCACCCGGCTGCGCCGGGCAAACGCCCAATCCAGGACCGCCGCGGCATTGCTGGAGGTGCAGACGATCCCCCCATGCCGCCCACAAAAGGCCTTGAGACTGGCGGCGGAGTTAATATAGGTCACGGGGGTAATGTCGGCGGTGTCGATGTACTCGCCCAATTCGTCCCAGCAGTTTTCTACCTGGGTGATGCCCGCCATATCGGCCATGGAGCAACCGGCGGCCAGATCGGGCAGGACCACGGTGACGTGTTCTCCCGCGCGTTCGGCCAGTTTTTCGGGGCGGTTGGCCAGGATGTCGGCGGTTTCGGCCATAAAATGGACGCCGCAAAACGCAATCGCCCGGCAATCCTGGCTCGCGGCGGCCATTTGGCTTAGTTGGTAACTATCCCCCTGCAGGTCGGACAGCGCGATCACCTCATCCTGTTGATAATGATGTCCCAGGATCAATAGCCGCGCTCCTTGCTCGGCCCGCACGGCGTTAATGCGGGCGATCAGTTCGGCATTGGGAAGCGATTTGTAAGCTTTGACATCGCCGGGAGTTGCGGCAAGTGTGGCGGTCATGGGCGGGATGCTTGGAGACAGGGGTGAGGGTAGCAGGGAACGGGGAACAGGGAACGGGCGAGCGGGGAACGGGGAACAGGGAACAGGGAACAGGCGAGCGGCGGAGGTCAGTTCGTCGGTAATTGCGGGTCGCGAGACGGGACTTACGGGATACGGGACATGGTGTACAGGTCGGTACAAAGCCGCCGATGGTATCGGCGGAAAGTGGGTCGGGGGTTCGGGGGACCTGGGTCGCGGGTCGGGGGGTGCGGGGCGGGGAAAAAAA from Pirellulales bacterium harbors:
- the nadA gene encoding quinolinate synthase NadA — encoded protein: MTATLAATPGDVKAYKSLPNAELIARINAVRAEQGARLLILGHHYQQDEVIALSDLQGDSYQLSQMAAASQDCRAIAFCGVHFMAETADILANRPEKLAERAGEHVTVVLPDLAAGCSMADMAGITQVENCWDELGEYIDTADITPVTYINSAASLKAFCGRHGGIVCTSSNAAAVLDWAFARRSRVLFFPDQHLGRNTAKAMGIPLEQMCVWDPYEPVAGGNTAEQLRASKVLLWKGHCSVHAMFRPEHVDLFRGKYPDIKILVHPECAMEVCDKADIKGSTSKILQTVAAAPPGTKWAIGTELHLVNRLKQRHPEQEIHFLSPVVCMCATMYRIDLAHLCWSLEHLATGAPVNVIQVDPEIAAQALTALERMLAVK